One segment of Tetrapisispora phaffii CBS 4417 chromosome 1, complete genome DNA contains the following:
- the PPH3 gene encoding phosphoprotein phosphatase PP4 catalytic subunit PPH3 (similar to Saccharomyces cerevisiae PPH3 (YDR075W); ancestral locus Anc_8.199) — MDLDKIISLIRQGKHIHEETVYTLCLNAQELLINEANVSKVDTPVTICGDIHGQLHDLLTLFDKSGGVENSRYIFLGDFVDRGFYSLESFLLLLCYKLRYPDRISLIRGNHETRQITKVYGFYDEIMRKYGNSNVWRYCCEVFDYLSLGAVIDNKIFCVHGGLSPDINTIDEIRDIDRKQEVPHEGAMCDLLWSDPDEVMTWSLSPRGAGFLFGKNEVDNFLYKNDIELITRAHQLVMEGYKEMFDGGLVTVWSAPNYCYRCGNVAAVLRIEDDLSRNYTIFDAVQAQNGVGNAIIPTKKVQMDYFL; from the coding sequence ATGGATTTGGATAAGATAATATCGCTGATAAGGCAAGGGAAACATATACATGAAGAAACGGTGTATACGTTGTGTTTGAATGCACAAGAACTATTAATCAATGAAGCTAACGTGAGCAAAGTTGATACGCCAGTGACTATTTGTGGTGATATTCATGGTCAGTTGCATGATTTATTGACTCTATTTGATAAAAGTGGTGGAGTTGAAAATAGTAGGTATATCTTCTTGGGAGATTTTGTTGACAGAGGATTCTATTCATTGGAATCctttttgttattattatgttaTAAACTGAGATATCCAGATAGAATTAGTTTGATTAGAGGTAATCATGAGACAAGACAAATTACAAAAGTCTATGGGTTTTACGATGAAATCATGAGGAAATACGGTAATAGTAATGTTTGGAGATATTGTTGTGAAGTATTTGACTATTTATCCCTTGGTGCAGTTATcgataataaaattttctgTGTTCATGGTGGTTTATCACCAGATATTAATACTATCGACGAAATTAGAGACATAGATAGAAAGCAAGAAGTTCCACATGAAGGTGCCATGTGTGATTTATTGTGGAGTGACCCTGATGAAGTTATGACATGGTCTTTATCTCCTCGAGGTGCAGGTTTCCTGTTTGGAAAAAATGAGGtagataattttttgtacAAAAATGATATAGAACTAATAACAAGAGCACATCAACTAGTAATGGAAGGTTACAAAGAAATGTTCGATGGCGGGTTGGTTACGGTTTGGTCGGCGCCAAATTATTGTTACAGATGTGGTAATGTTGCTGCAGTGTTAAGAATAGAAGATGATTTGTCAAGAAATTATACAATTTTTGATGCTGTACAGGCTCAAAATGGCGTTGGTAATGCAATAATACCGACAAAGAAAGTACAAATGGACTACTTTTTGTAA
- the SPT15 gene encoding TATA-binding protein (similar to Saccharomyces cerevisiae SPT15 (YER148W); ancestral locus Anc_8.197): protein MAEEEERLKQFQDANKIVFDPNTRQVWENQDKVAASSENKLKSEETNENQEGKEEEEEEDDDATSGIVPTLQNIVATVNLGCRLDLKTVALHARNAEFNPKRFAAVIMRIREPKTTALIFASGKMVVTGAKSEDDSKLASRKYARIIQKIGFAAKFTDFKIQNIVGSCDVKFPIRLEGLAFSHGTFSSYEPELFPGLIYRMVKPKIVLLVFVSGKIVLTGAKQREEIYQAFEAIYPVLSEFRKM from the coding sequence atggctgaagaagaagaacgTTTAAAGCAATTCCAAGATGCAAATAAGATTGTATTCGATCCTAACACTAGACAAGTATGGGAAAATCAAGATAAAGTGGCAGCCTCTTCAGAGAACAAGTTAAAGAGTGAAGAAACAAATGAGAACCAGGAGGGGAAGGAGGAGGAGGAGGAGGAGGATGACGATGCAACATCCGGTATAGTTCCAACATTACAGAATATCGTGGCGACAGTCAATCTAGGATGTCGTTTAGATTTAAAAACTGTTGCTTTGCATGCACGTAATGCTGAATTTAATCCAAAACGTTTTGCTGCCGTTATCATGCGTATCAGAGAACCAAAAACAACAGCATTGATATTTGCATCAGGTAAGATGGTTGTCACCGGTGCTAAAAGTGAAGATGACTCTAAACTAGCCAGTAGAAAATACGCTAGAATTATTCAGAAGATTGGGTTCGCAGCCAAGTTCACAGATTtcaaaatacaaaatatcGTTGGTTCTTGTGATGTCAAATTTCCAATACGTTTGGAAGGTCTAGCGTTCAGCCATGGTACTTTCTCATCTTATGAACCTGAATTATTCCCGGGTCTGATTTACAGAATGGTGAAACCTAAGATCGTTCTGTTGGTTTTCGTCTCTGGTAAGATTGTTTTAACAGGTGCAAaacaaagagaagaaatCTATCAAGCGTTCGAGGCAATCTATCCGGTATTGAGTGAATTCAGAAAAATGTAG
- the SCC4 gene encoding cohesin-loading factor complex subunit SCC4 (similar to Saccharomyces cerevisiae SCC4 (YER147C); ancestral locus Anc_8.196), producing the protein MIVDELRNDDRSKTQNIGSKPDVEVVYNLSQEYLKHAYKISKNVGNEAHLKQYYSLISMSLKCFQYMKENYQLSIEQDYKITIELVNILINETFNLELAESYLSSLKERLQNHQVGVLKEKMICDYYILYQLSKKHNTEYYYKIASRNCSQLVTYLETLTTTNDVIETWLPIFRYIDVWLDIKANKKNMVISKYNDIIQENIKNCKSERFEAFILLSFTNYLLGENHVIPKTVTNRLDELDWSKIGIKYHGWKLVTDLIRNIYKDENITETLNEFKEYFSKIKKISKIIQKGTDHSLSNSNIYFKNGFYLEVSFGVIFDEEELKNILLLFQSVSYLVNCYDKRANFSTKFLPKVKETTKNLLLSTINNESTLNDDNETHSLNYTDTKIDWYKSILQVTGFYQSLESIILLGSTNITANITDIEGSITKLDVQYPHLLQAINTQAIYGKQLTAVEEFFTIINSKSISPELKMISLLNSYSICLYSKFSGAVVQNSHGDLWDYNKIWNQIEKEMETTNLSENSIWDCTITILWIINHFEQFTSNLLPSTDSEKNSYLEKLRIYYESNKLGNSSSKHIEKWKSEGKYVKLKKSLLLQLLLNYLGAILFEHDLEVMLKISGICFHISKEQELPNIRYVLGLWHLRNCTAAMDSKSATITKVKLESIVRVINEKSGETI; encoded by the coding sequence atgatagtCGATGAGTTGAGAAACGATGATAGATCTAAGACGCAAAATATAGGTTCAAAGCCCGATGTGGAAGTGGTTTATAATTTGTCACAGGAGTATTTGAAACATGCTTATAAAATATCCAAAAACGTAGGGAATGAAGCGCACCTGAAGCAGTATTATTCGCTAATATCAATGTCTCTCAAATGTTTTCAATACATGAAGGAAAACTACCAATTATCCATTGAGCAAGATTACAAAATAACAATTGAAttggtaaatattttgataaatgaAACTTTTAATCTTGAATTAGCGGAAAGCTATTTATCATCCTTAAAAGAAAGATTACAAAATCATCAAGTAGGTgtattgaaagaaaaaatgatCTGTGATTATTATATCCTTTATCAACTATCTAAGAAGCATAACacagaatattattataaaatcgCGTCCCGTAATTGTTCACAACTTGTTACGTATTTGGAGACATTAACAACTACAAATGACGTTATTGAAACATGGTTACCCATCTTTAGATACATTGATGTATGGTTAGATATTAAAgcaaataagaaaaatatggtgatatcaaaatataatgacattattcaagaaaatataaaaaactGTAAATCTGAAAGATTTGAAGCATTTATCCTTTTATCGTTTACAAATTATCTATTAGGTGAAAATCATGTTATCCCTAAGACTGTAACAAATAGGTTAGATGAATTAGATTGGTCAAAAATTGGAATTAAATATCATGGTTGGAAATTAGTCACTGATTTAATACGGAATATATACAAAGATGAAAACATAACTGAGACATTGAACGAgtttaaagaatatttcagtaaaattaaaaaaatatcaaagaTAATCCAAAAAGGCACTGATCATAGTTTATCAAATagtaatatttatttcaaaaacgGATTCTACTTGGAAGTATCATTTGGAGTCATCTtcgatgaagaagaattaaaaaatattctattGCTATTCCAAAGTGTAAGCTATTTAGTTAATTGTTATGATAAGAGGGCAAATTTTTCTACTAAATTCTTACCAAAAGTAAAAGAAACCACGAAAaatctattattatcaacaatTAATAACGAAAGTACTTTAAATGACGATAATGAAACtcattcattaaattatacCGATACAAAAATAGATTGGTACAAATCAATACTTCAGGTAACTGGTTTTTACCAGTCATTGGAGTCGATAATTTTACTTGGTTCCACTAATATCACTGCTAATATCACCGACATTGAAGGAAGTATAACAAAATTAGATGTCCAATATCCACATTTATTGCAAGCAATCAATACACAAGCTATATATGGTAAACAATTAACCGCCGTCGAGGAATTCTTCAccattattaattcaaagAGCATATCTCcagaattgaaaatgatttcattgttaaattcgtattcaatttgtttgtattcaaaattttcagGTGCCGTTGTTCAAAATTCTCATGGTGATTTATGGGACTACAATAAAATTTGGAACCAAATTGAGAAAGAAATGGAAACAACTAACCTATCtgaaaattcaatttgGGATTGTACAATTACTATTTTATGGATAATAAACCattttgaacaatttaCTTCAAATCTTCTTCCTTCAACTGATTCAGAAAAAAACAGTTACcttgaaaaattaagaatATATTATGAATCAAATAAACTAGGAAATTCTTCTTCGAAACATATTGAGAAATGGAAATCAGAAGGCAAATACgtaaagttaaaaaaaagtttGTTATTGCAGCTATTATTAAACTATTTAGGTGCCATTCTGTTTGAACATGATTTAGAAgtaatgttaaaaatatcagGGATATGTTTTCATATATCTAAGGAGCAGGAACTCCCAAACATTAGATATGTGCTCGGTCTTTGGCATTTAAGAAACTGTACAGCTGCGATGGATTCTAAAAGTGCAACAATTACGAAAGTAAAGTTAGAAAGCATAGTTAGAgttataaatgaaaaatcagGAGAAACCATTTAG
- the TPS2 gene encoding trehalose-phosphatase TPS2 (similar to Saccharomyces cerevisiae TPS2 (YDR074W); ancestral locus Anc_8.195), with translation MAKQRIINCVGQLPFNIQLNGYNDEWNIKPLLTNPALYTSFQYLNDNENYEQHIVGWTGEITRDDVPIFAKHEEDEQINEDETELKDLDSKVINADILDQHLKNDLNNLEKSSSSAVNNDDPLYLSNQQLDSLNSALKSYLYSDPSAPEKKNEEGNTFNVNVDNVHPVWLLRRDQKRWRMYAENIIWPTFHYILKQNAEGEKEKDWWYDYVKFNEAYAMEISKIYKNGDVIWIHDYYLLLLPQLLRMQLNDRDDNIKIAYFHHTSWPSNEYFRCLPRRKQILDGLVGADRVTFQNDGFARHFVSSCKRLLDCTHKKIFNNTFDLDQYNLSVYGGDIIVDSLPIGIDSKSFLKNAFNKNVDAKVLAIKQAYQGKKIIIGRDRLNETTGVIQKLRAFETFLAMNPEWIGKVCLIQVSSPIANRYNSSIIKLEQQINDIVNSINAQYGELNFTPVQHYYMRIPNDVYLSLLRAADLCLVTTVRDGINTTSLEYVTLKSHESQFHCYGDPLIISEFSGSSTVLKDAMIVNPWDSVAVAKKIKKAFSLTKEEKYALQKTVWSQVPIIQNWTDKLLDSFKEITDKNESTDPAERKITPALNRPVLLDDYNKAQRRLFLFDYDGTLTPIVQDPAAAIPTARLYSILNKLVADPKNEIWIISGRDSKFLNKWLGSKVPELGLSAEHGCFIKNANTKNWINLAEAYDMTWQKLVAEKMQEFTDRTPGSFIETKKVALTWHYRKAVPELGEFSAKELKNELLKFSDVHDLEVMDGKANIEVRPKFVNKGEIVKRLIWNKHGETPDFLKGADTGKPFEQMADFVLCLGDDRTDEDMFKQLNSVHDIWSEKYPDMKNGNGSYGLYPVSVGSGKKKTVAKAHLTDPQQVLETLGLLIGNVNLFESAGTVNLDTRGHVKDSERSKKSKQASVAYALRRSASNTNIKK, from the coding sequence ATGGCTAAacaaagaattattaattgtgTAGGACAGCTACCTTTCAATATCCAATTGAATGGGTATAATGATGAATGGAACATTAAACCTTTATTGACAAACCCTGCGTTATATACTTCTTTCCAATATTTGAATGACAATGAAAATTACGAACAGCATATAGTCGGTTGGACAGGTGAAATTACAAGAGACGACGTTCCAATATTTGCCAAAcatgaagaagatgaacaaataaatgaagatgaaactGAGTTGAAAGATTTGGATTCAAAAGTCATTAACGCAGATATTTTGGATCAACATTTGAAAAACGATTTGAATAACTTGGAGAAATCTTCAAGTTCTGCTGTGAATAATGACGACCCACTTTATTTGAGCAACCAACAGTTGGATTCATTGAACTCTGCGTTGAAGAGTTACCTGTATAGCGATCCTTCTGCTCCGGAGaagaaaaatgaagaaggCAATACGTTCAACGTGAATGTTGACAACGTTCATCCGGTCTGGCTGCTAAGAAGAGATCAAAAGAGATGGAGAATGTATGCTGAAAACATTATATGGCCAACgtttcattatatattgaagCAGAATGCTGAAGGTGAGAAAGAGAAGGATTGGTGGTACGATTACGTCAAATTCAATGAAGCTTACGCCATggaaatttcaaaaatttacaaGAATGGGGATGTCATTTGGATTCATGATTACTATCTGTTGTTATTACCACAATTATTGAGAATGCAATTGAATGATAGAGacgataatattaaaattgcTTATTTCCATCATACCTCTTGGCCAAGTAATGAGTATTTTAGATGTTTAccaagaagaaaacaaatCTTGGACGGTTTGGTAGGAGCTGACAGAGTTACATTTCAAAATGATGGCTTCGCTAGAcattttgtttcttcatGTAAGAGATTGTTGGATTGTACTCACAAAAAGATTTTCAATAACACGTTTGACTTAGatcaatataatttaagTGTTTATGGTGgtgatattattgttgaTTCATTGCCAATTGGTATAGATTCTAAAAGCTTCTTGAAGAATgcattcaataaaaatgtcGATGCAAAGGTTTTAGCAATTAAACAGGCTTATCAAGGtaaaaaaatcatcattGGTAGAGATCGTTTGAATGAAACTACAGGAGTAATTCAAAAACTAAGAGCCtttgaaacatttttaGCTATGAATCCAGAATGGATTGGTAAAGTGTGTTTAATTCAAGTTAGTAGTCCTATTGCTAATAGATATAATTCATCCATTATCAAATTAGAACAACAAATCAACGACATAGTTAATTCTATTAATGCTCAATATGGTGAGTTGAATTTTACACCTGTACAGCATTACTACATGAGAATACCAAATGATGTTTATCTATCTCTATTGAGAGCTGCTGATTTGTGTCTAGTCACAACCGTCAGAGATGGCATAAATACCACCTCATTAGAGTACGTCACCTTAAAATCTCACGAATCCCAATTCCATTGCTACGGTGATCCTTTGATTATAAGTGAGTTTTCGGGTAGCAGCACCGTCTTGAAAGATGCAATGATTGTTAACCCTTGGGATTCAGTTGCTGTTGCtaaaaagataaagaaggctttttcattaacaaAAGAGGAGAAATATGCTTTACAAAAAACAGTTTGGAGTCAAGTTCCAATTATACAAAATTGGACAGATAAATTACTTGATTCCTTTAAAGAGATTACGGATAAAAACGAAAGTACTGATCCTGCAGAAAGGAAAATTACACCAGCCTTAAATAGGCCAGTTCTATTAGACGATTATAATAAAGCACAACGCcgtttatttttatttgattatgaCGGTACTTTAACTCCGATCGTTCAAGATCCAGCTGCGGCTATTCCAACTGCTAGACTGTACtcaattttgaataagCTTGTAGCAGATCCTAAAAATGAAATCTGGATCATTTCAGGCCGTGActcaaaatttttaaacaaATGGTTGGGCTCAAAAGTCCCTGAACTAGGATTAAGTGCTGAGCACGGttgtttcattaaaaatgcAAATACTAAAAATTGGATTAACTTGGCAGAAGCATACGACATGACTTGGCAAAAATTAGTTGCTGAAAAAATGCAAGAATTTACCGATCGTACACCTGGTTCGTTTATTGAAACTAAAAAAGTTGCACTAACATGGCATTACAGAAAGGCTGTTCCGGAATTAGGGGAATTTAGTGCGaaagaattgaagaatgagttattaaaattctCTGATGTTCATGACTTGGAGGTTATGGATGGTAAAGCTAATATTGAAGTTCGTCCAAAATTTGTGAATAAGGGTGAAATTGTTAAGAGATTAATTTGGAATAAACATGGGGAGACTCCTGACTTTTTAAAGGGTGCTGATACAGGAAAGCCATTCGAACAGATGGCAGATTTTGTTTTGTGTTTAGGTGATGATCGTACTGATGAAGACATGTTCAAGCAATTAAACTCTGTTCATGATATATGGTCAGAAAAGTATCCAGACAtgaaaaatggaaatgGAAGTTACGGTCTATACCCTGTTTCAGTTGGTTCTGGTAAGAAAAAGACAGTGGCTAAAGCACATTTAACCGATCCTCAGCAAGTATTAGAAACATTAGGTTTACTTATTGGTAATGTTAACTTATTTGAAAGTGCAGGTACTGTTAATTTGGATACCAGAGGTCATGTAAAGGATAGCGAAAGAAGTAAAAAGTCGAAACAGGCTTCAGTTGCCTATGCATTGAGGAGATCAGCATCAAATactaatataaaaaaataa